The following proteins are encoded in a genomic region of Triticum dicoccoides isolate Atlit2015 ecotype Zavitan chromosome 1B, WEW_v2.0, whole genome shotgun sequence:
- the LOC119350568 gene encoding histone H4-like, producing MEIFDDAPRHSRNRRLPPDHRSAAPLPRIPILTVHCIRIERQEHASSHLSSPLKSPSPSCKSPQQSPPLLHLHPLAARTKASSSAMSGRGKGGKGLGKGGAKRHRKVLRDNIQGITKPAIRRLARRGGVKRISGLIYEETRGVLKIFLENVIRDAVTYTEHARRKTVTAMDVVYALKRQGRTLYGFGG from the exons ATGGAGATATTTGATG ACGCGCCCCGCCACTCCAGGAATCGGCGCCTCCCGCCAGATCATCGATCCGCGGCACCTCTCCCCCGGATCCCCATCTTGACCGTCCACTGTATCCGCATCGAACGGCAGGAACACGCCTCCTCCCACCTCTCGTCCCCGTTAAAATCCCCATCCCCTTCCTGCAAATCACCACAGCAATCACCACCGCTCCTCCACCTCCATCCACTCGCAGCTCGAACCAAGGCTAGTTCGTCAGCCATGTCCGGCCGCGGCAAGGGAGGCAAGGGGCTCGGCAAGGGCGGCGCCAAGCGGCACAGGAAGGTGCTGCGCGACAACATCCagggcatcaccaagccggcgatcCGGCGCCTCGCCAGGCGGGGCGGCGTGAAGCGCATCTCCGgcctcatctacgaggagacccgCGGCGTTCtcaagatcttcctcgagaacgTCATCCGCGACGCCGTCACCTACACCGAGCACGCCCGCCGCAAGACCGTCACCGCCATGGACGTCGTCTACGCCCTCAAGCGCCAGGGACGCACCCTCTACGGCTTCGGCGGCTAG